The following coding sequences are from one Bradyrhizobium sp. 200 window:
- a CDS encoding TolC family outer membrane protein — protein sequence MAGRAARIGHVKRRLLRSGICLAAACFAFAAPAAYGENLPEALAKAYQTNPALNAERARQRATDENVPQALSGYRPQILATLSAGFQAVRNLLPDNTIQSANLKPWTIGVTVSQTLFNGFKTANSVRVAELQVQSGREALRNVGQGVLLDAVTVYTNVLANQSLVEAQRANVAFLQETLGITQKRLNAGDVTPTDTAQAEARLSRGRADLNAAEVNLAVSQATYAQVIGNAPNQLRPADTVDRLLPRSRDDATGLAFRGHPAVMAASFDFDVATTTIRVAESSLMPTITLQGSASRSKQSDPTLGTLGTDQASVTTQLTQPIYDGGMAASQTRQAKEIASQSRQVLDQVRNQARTAAVGAWVANEGAKIAVTASEAEVRAATVALQGVQREAAGGQRTTVDVLNASQDLISAKARLIGAQRDRVIASYTLLSAIGRLDVKNLGLNTPDYLPEVHYHQVRDAWHGLRTPSGQ from the coding sequence ATGGCTGGGCGTGCCGCTAGGATTGGCCACGTTAAAAGGCGGTTGCTTCGATCGGGCATTTGCCTTGCGGCGGCTTGCTTTGCGTTCGCGGCGCCGGCCGCTTATGGCGAGAATCTCCCCGAGGCGCTGGCCAAGGCCTATCAGACCAATCCCGCGCTCAATGCCGAACGGGCGCGCCAGCGGGCTACCGACGAGAATGTGCCACAGGCGCTTTCGGGTTATCGGCCGCAGATCCTCGCTACTCTCTCCGCCGGCTTTCAGGCGGTGCGCAATCTGCTGCCCGACAACACCATCCAGTCGGCGAACCTGAAGCCCTGGACCATCGGGGTGACGGTGAGCCAGACGCTGTTCAACGGTTTCAAGACCGCCAACAGCGTCCGCGTGGCGGAACTGCAGGTGCAGTCCGGCCGCGAGGCGCTGCGCAATGTCGGCCAGGGCGTGCTGCTCGACGCCGTTACTGTCTACACCAACGTGCTCGCTAATCAGTCGCTGGTCGAAGCGCAGCGCGCCAACGTGGCGTTCCTGCAGGAAACGCTCGGCATCACCCAGAAGCGTCTCAATGCCGGCGACGTTACCCCCACCGATACCGCGCAGGCCGAGGCGCGGCTGAGCCGGGGCCGCGCCGATCTGAACGCCGCCGAGGTCAATCTCGCCGTCAGCCAGGCGACCTATGCTCAGGTCATTGGCAACGCGCCCAACCAGCTCCGCCCTGCGGATACCGTTGACCGTCTGCTGCCGCGCAGCCGCGATGACGCGACCGGCCTTGCCTTCCGCGGGCATCCGGCGGTGATGGCGGCAAGCTTCGACTTCGACGTCGCCACGACCACGATCCGCGTCGCCGAAAGCAGCCTGATGCCGACCATCACACTGCAAGGCAGCGCCAGCCGCAGCAAGCAGTCGGATCCAACCCTCGGCACCTTGGGGACCGACCAGGCCTCGGTGACCACCCAGCTCACCCAGCCGATCTATGACGGCGGCATGGCGGCCTCACAGACCCGGCAGGCCAAGGAAATCGCCAGCCAAAGCCGGCAGGTGCTGGACCAGGTCCGCAACCAGGCCCGCACCGCCGCGGTCGGCGCCTGGGTCGCCAATGAAGGCGCCAAGATTGCGGTCACCGCATCCGAGGCCGAAGTCCGCGCCGCCACCGTCGCGCTGCAGGGCGTGCAGCGGGAGGCGGCGGGCGGCCAGCGTACCACGGTCGACGTGCTGAACGCGTCGCAGGATCTGATTTCAGCGAAGGCGCGGCTGATCGGCGCGCAGCGCGACCGCGTGATCGCCTCCTATACGCTGCTGAGCGCGATCGGCCGGCTCGACGTCAAGAATCTCGGCCTCAACACGCCGGATTATCTGCCGGAAGTGCACTACCATCAGGTGCGCGACGCCTGGCACGGCCTGCGGACGCCGTCGGGCCAGTAG